DNA sequence from the Sporolituus thermophilus DSM 23256 genome:
GATAGTTTGGACAAGGAGAGCAATATGGCTGAGATTCATGGAGACATAGCTGGATTAAGAAAATCGACTATTTCCCGGCTGGAAAAGCTGTACGATTTCGTTGTACCTTCCGGTCAGGTTGCTACAGGAGAGATTATTCAACTTTTGGCTGAACTATCGGGCGAATTGAAGCGGGAAATAGCTCTCTATCTTAATCGCCGCGGCCAAGTTATTCGGGTAGCCATTGGGGATGCGACAACCGTAGGGCTTCCTCAGGCTAATGGGCGGCGTGCTTTAAACCGGTTAAGCGGCCTTCGATGTTTGCATACCCATCCCAGCGGTGATAGCCAGTTAAGTGATGTCGATCTGGCGTCGTTACGGGAAATGCGCTTTGATTTGATGGCTGCTTTGGGAGTTGAAGGTGGCGCCGTAAAACAAGTAAGTTTTGGTTATATCAGCGGCTGTCGGAATGACGAACTCCTTGTCCAAACTGTTGGACCGGTACGGTTAGAGGACTTTATTCTGCTGGATTTTTCCTTTTTGCTGAAACAGATTGAAGATCAGTTGGTCCACAGAAAACAAGCGAGCGAAGCTATTAAACCTGAGCGCGCCCTACTCGTAGGTATCGAAAAGGGCACTGGCTGGAATATTTCAGATTCTTTAAAAGAACTTGCTCAACTGGCGGAAACGGCCGGCGCACAGGTAGTAGATATAATCTCGCAGCGGCGTGAGCGGCCGGATGCCGCATTTTTTATCGGCCGCGGGAAAGTACACGAAATTAATCTCCTGCGTCAGTCCAAGGATATAAATCTAATCATTTTTGATGACGAACTGTCGCCAGCCCAACAACGTAACCTAGAACAGGCTTTGGGTATAAAAGTACTTGACCGCACGGCATTAATTTTAGATATTTTTGCTCAACGGGCGCGGACACGTGAGGGAAAGTTGCAAGTTGAACTGGCCCAACTTCGCTATAACCTGCCGCGTTTGGGCGGACAAGGTTTGGTATTGTCGCGGCTAGGTGGTGGAATTGGTACACGGGGCCCCGGCGAAACGAAACTCGAAGTCGATAAGCGACGTATTCGCGAGAGAATTGCCGATATCGAGGCTGAGATTGAGCAAATAAAAAAACATCGCAATTTGCATCGTGAACGTCGACAGAATGCCAATCTTCCTACGCTAGCGCTAGTAGGTTACACGAATGCCGGGAAATCGACACTGCTAAATACGTTGACCAACGCAGGCGTTCTGGCGGAGGATAAGCTTTTTGCCACTCTTGATCCTACAACTCGTCGGTTCAAGCTGCCAAACGGGCAAGAGGCATTACTTACCGATACCGTGGGGTTTATCCAAAAGCTACCGCATCAGCTAATTGCTGCATTTCGAGCAACTTTGGAAGAAGTGGTGCATGCTGATCTTTTACTGCATATTGTCGATGCGAGCTATCCGCGGTATGAGGAGCAAATGGGTTCGGTCTTTGAGGTATTGCGGGAACTTCAGGCAGATACCAAGGATATCATCACCGTCTTTAATAAAATTGATAAAATTGAAAACCCCAATATTATTGCTCGTCTCGTGCGCGAACCTGACAGTGTTGCCATATCAGCCCTAACCGGCTTGGGAATTGATAGCCTACTAGAGCAAGTGCAAAATAAGTTAAGAAATATTACCACAGATGTATGTTTGGTTATACCTTATTCCGAGACCGGACTCGTCAATCAGTTGTATGAACTTGGCTCTGTTATCAGCATTGATTATAAAACAGAAAATATTGTTGTCCACGCACAGTTACCTCACCAATTTCGAAAGCGTTTTGAACCCTATATGAAACAGGAGTGAACAAGTTTGCCACACTTTAGTAAAGAACTTTACGATCTTCGCACTGAGGCCATGCGCCGTGCGCAGCCCTTTTTCGCCATGGCTGATGCTATTGCTGAAGAAAATACCGCCCGGATCCTGGCGGTTTTTCGCAAACACCAAGTGACAGATTTTCATTTTCGTTCCACTACTGGTTATGGTTACGACGATGCGGGGCGTGATAAACTGGACCGAATTTGGGCGGATGTATGTGGTGCTGAAAAAGCGCTTTTCCGTATTCAGTTTGTCTCCGGAACTCATGCATTAGCGACTGTGTTATTTGGCCTTTTGCGGCCAGGCGACGAACTTGTAAGTGTTACCGGGTCGCCTTACGACACAATGCGCACTGTTATTGGGTACCCACAGGTAACACCAGGCTCTTTACGTGAGCTCGGGATAGATTACCGGGAAGTACCTATGGGAGAGAGCGGACCAGACTTAAATGCTATTGCTGCGGCTATACGTCCTAAAACAAAAATGGTTCTGATCCAGCGTTCACGGGGATATAGTTTACGTACTCCCCTCAATATTGACGATATCAGCAAGATTTGCGACTGTGTTAAAAGCTTGAAGAAGGATTGTATTTGTTTTGTTGATAACTGTTACGGCGAGTTTGTGGAAAAAGCCGAACCCACTGCAGTAGGCGCTGATATTATGGCTGGCTCGTTAATCAAGAACCCCGGAGGAGGATTTGCTCCGAGCGGGGGATATATCGCCGGTAAAGCAGACTTAGTAGAACTAGCCGCTTTTCGGTTAACCGCGCCAGGAATAGGAAGTGAGCTAGGTGCTTCACTCGTTGATAACCGGTTACTTTATCAAGGGCTTTTTATGGCACCGCACATCGTAGCCCAAGCGGTGAAAGGAGCTATTTTCGCGGCGGCTTTCTTTTCTTTATTAAATTATAAGACCAGACCGCTGCCAGAAGAACGGCGCAGCGATATCATACAGGCCATTGAATTAGGCTCTCCAGAAAAAATGATCGCATTTTGCCGGGGATTACAGAAATATTCCCCCGTCAATGCCCATTTTCAACCTGAGCCCAGCGTTATACCCGGTTATAGTGACGCCGTCATCATGGCTGCCGGTACGTTTGTTCAAGGGGCATCTATTGAACTAAGCGCCGACGGCCCAATACGTCCTCCATATGCCATTTATCTGCAGGGGGGACTTACATTCGAGCATGCCGTTCTTGGTGTAATGGGAGCCGCAGCCGAGATAACAGGTATGAAAAAATAGCATAAACCTGATAATTTAACGATAGCCGACAGGAAAATAGCTAAGCATGTCGAATAAAAGTGCCTGTAACATGAAAGATGGTATATTTTTTCTGGTGGGATTCTGTGGAATACATATTAATTAGCGTTTTTACAATACTTTTGACAACATTTCTGGTTTATAAAATTGCCAATCGTATATTTAACGTTCCTCTGCGAAAGAAACCACTCTTTCTTTGTGCTGCCTGCGCTCTATTCATTAGTTTGGTATTGCCGCGTATTGTTGTAGGTGTTACGGGATTGCTAGGTACGCTAGTAGTTTTGGCACTGTTTGCCGTTTTGTTTGCTTATTTTATTGCTTATTACGATAATCATGACCAATCCCCACCTGTTGCAGAAATACCTGTAGAAAAAGGCTTGATGGACGAAAAGGTAGCTACCGTAGAAACCGCGGAGGGCCCGCTACCGAAGGATAATGCCCGAACGCCGGAAGAGCAAGATACCATTATCCAAACAACTTTGAACGGTCAGGAGGTTACTGTGTCTCCTCCTTCCGTACGGTCCGATTTAAGTGACCAACCTCTGTCAGATGCACTGGATGATTTACTGGATTATGCTTTTCAGCAAAAAGAAGCAGGTAATCTTTGTTTAGCTCTAAAATATTTCCAACAGGCTCTAAAGCTCTATCCTGATAATGAGGTTAGCCCTTTGATAGTCGTAGAGATTGGGAGCATTTTAAAAAATAAAGGACAGTATGACGAAGCAATTAAGGTATTTGTCGAGGGACGCAATTTACCGGCGCTAAGGTCTAACAGCACTGTGCAACAGGATTTTATCAATACCATTGCATACCTGCGAATTGTTCGCAATGTTTTGTTACAGCGCCGTTTGGGATTTATCCCGTATGGAGAAATTCCTGCAGCGGTATTCGATGAAATTGACGCTGAGTTTCGTGAATGGCGAAAGTTGACTTAACATAATCTGAATTGGACAGGAGGTCTTTTCATGAAAAAAAGCGCAGAAATTCTTGGGTTACCTGTAATAAGTATTTTGGAAGGTAAAGAGTTAGGCACCGTTAAAGATTTGGTTATCGACGCCAGTGGTGGGACGGTTACTGCACTAATTGTCGACGACGAAAAATGGTATCTTGGCGCAAAATTACTACCGTTCGGGGCCATCACGGGTCTTGGTGAATATGCTATAACTGTTGACAGTAGTGATAATATTCTGTCGGTAGTTAAGTCGCCTGAGTTAGAACAATTACTAATCGAAAACGTAAAAGTGATCGGTACGAAGGTTGTGACCAAAGCTGGCCGCATTCAAGGTACGGTTAGCGAGATTATTATTGACGGTACCGGAAAAATTGCTGCCTGCGAAATTTCGGAAAGTAACGGGGCAATTGCCAGCGTACCGGCTCAACGTATCGTCACTTTTGGTAAAAGCGTTTTAATCATTACAGATGAAGATCAACCGGTGAACATTACTGCAGTAACGGCAAAAACGATGGAAAAACACGA
Encoded proteins:
- the hflX gene encoding GTPase HflX, which translates into the protein MAEIHGDIAGLRKSTISRLEKLYDFVVPSGQVATGEIIQLLAELSGELKREIALYLNRRGQVIRVAIGDATTVGLPQANGRRALNRLSGLRCLHTHPSGDSQLSDVDLASLREMRFDLMAALGVEGGAVKQVSFGYISGCRNDELLVQTVGPVRLEDFILLDFSFLLKQIEDQLVHRKQASEAIKPERALLVGIEKGTGWNISDSLKELAQLAETAGAQVVDIISQRRERPDAAFFIGRGKVHEINLLRQSKDINLIIFDDELSPAQQRNLEQALGIKVLDRTALILDIFAQRARTREGKLQVELAQLRYNLPRLGGQGLVLSRLGGGIGTRGPGETKLEVDKRRIRERIADIEAEIEQIKKHRNLHRERRQNANLPTLALVGYTNAGKSTLLNTLTNAGVLAEDKLFATLDPTTRRFKLPNGQEALLTDTVGFIQKLPHQLIAAFRATLEEVVHADLLLHIVDASYPRYEEQMGSVFEVLRELQADTKDIITVFNKIDKIENPNIIARLVREPDSVAISALTGLGIDSLLEQVQNKLRNITTDVCLVIPYSETGLVNQLYELGSVISIDYKTENIVVHAQLPHQFRKRFEPYMKQE
- a CDS encoding aminotransferase class I/II-fold pyridoxal phosphate-dependent enzyme, with the protein product MPHFSKELYDLRTEAMRRAQPFFAMADAIAEENTARILAVFRKHQVTDFHFRSTTGYGYDDAGRDKLDRIWADVCGAEKALFRIQFVSGTHALATVLFGLLRPGDELVSVTGSPYDTMRTVIGYPQVTPGSLRELGIDYREVPMGESGPDLNAIAAAIRPKTKMVLIQRSRGYSLRTPLNIDDISKICDCVKSLKKDCICFVDNCYGEFVEKAEPTAVGADIMAGSLIKNPGGGFAPSGGYIAGKADLVELAAFRLTAPGIGSELGASLVDNRLLYQGLFMAPHIVAQAVKGAIFAAAFFSLLNYKTRPLPEERRSDIIQAIELGSPEKMIAFCRGLQKYSPVNAHFQPEPSVIPGYSDAVIMAAGTFVQGASIELSADGPIRPPYAIYLQGGLTFEHAVLGVMGAAAEITGMKK
- a CDS encoding tetratricopeptide repeat protein, yielding MEYILISVFTILLTTFLVYKIANRIFNVPLRKKPLFLCAACALFISLVLPRIVVGVTGLLGTLVVLALFAVLFAYFIAYYDNHDQSPPVAEIPVEKGLMDEKVATVETAEGPLPKDNARTPEEQDTIIQTTLNGQEVTVSPPSVRSDLSDQPLSDALDDLLDYAFQQKEAGNLCLALKYFQQALKLYPDNEVSPLIVVEIGSILKNKGQYDEAIKVFVEGRNLPALRSNSTVQQDFINTIAYLRIVRNVLLQRRLGFIPYGEIPAAVFDEIDAEFREWRKLT
- a CDS encoding PRC-barrel domain-containing protein, whose product is MKKSAEILGLPVISILEGKELGTVKDLVIDASGGTVTALIVDDEKWYLGAKLLPFGAITGLGEYAITVDSSDNILSVVKSPELEQLLIENVKVIGTKVVTKAGRIQGTVSEIIIDGTGKIAACEISESNGAIASVPAQRIVTFGKSVLIITDEDQPVNITAVTAKTMEKHEIPVVNERLTVQTTPSSSVAVHSGKETDDDSTRKFDEKHRKFLLGKKASRRIETDNGMIIVDQGGEITEEVLQKAKLAGKFVELSMSVQ